Proteins encoded in a region of the Chloroflexota bacterium genome:
- a CDS encoding MFS transporter: protein MTASAAATSGTRMRIRDLTARQRRAIHGWCMYDWANSGFATSGTVAILPVYFVYLFRDSFGPSTSFLGITWTGSSVWGLAIAFSTAVVLFSSPVLGVISDRVPIKKPLLWIYVATGSLFTALAFFCAYVGQPWAWLIGTFTVANIGFAGSQVFYNAFLPHLAPRQLADAVSSRGYAYGYAGGGLLLVAHLGVILATQGSAFEDLVTRAAIASIAAWWFGWSLWTFATLPEPPVEKGTPGLSFVGAANTAFSELGKTFGQLRRFRVVLIFLVSFLLFNDGVQTVTAIAGAFAADTLKIPLAFNMATIAIIQAVAVPGALAFGWLADRYTTKSALAIALTGWIAIVLFGVALAPLAPRDHQDFDVRIEYRAGEDRYLVAAAPDQEDSQPDIDAPRTASLVTGQTIEPASVPSLLTEALADPDYEYSISFAGGPHAGSSVLGGGHPAVIGAGAVDFWPVLVRDLIWSPLGIDAGYQWLILGVMVGCVLGGSQALARSLFSQITPQSRSGEFFAFFGFMSRASAVFGPTLYIAATAAFDTRVAVTMILLIIVAGTVVLRWVDVESGARVAVAEDARASAD, encoded by the coding sequence ATGACTGCTTCAGCGGCCGCGACAAGCGGCACCCGCATGCGCATTCGTGACCTGACCGCGCGTCAGCGCCGCGCGATCCACGGCTGGTGTATGTACGACTGGGCCAATTCAGGGTTTGCGACCAGCGGCACGGTCGCGATCCTTCCCGTCTATTTCGTCTACCTTTTCCGTGATTCCTTCGGCCCCAGCACCAGTTTTCTGGGCATCACCTGGACGGGGAGTTCGGTCTGGGGCCTAGCGATCGCTTTTTCGACCGCGGTTGTCCTTTTCTCGAGTCCGGTGCTGGGCGTCATTTCCGACCGCGTGCCTATCAAAAAGCCCCTGTTATGGATTTACGTTGCCACCGGATCGCTGTTTACCGCGCTGGCGTTCTTCTGCGCCTACGTCGGCCAGCCCTGGGCCTGGTTGATCGGGACGTTCACGGTCGCCAACATCGGATTTGCCGGCAGCCAAGTGTTTTACAACGCCTTCCTGCCGCACCTTGCCCCGCGACAGCTGGCCGACGCCGTTTCAAGCCGCGGTTATGCCTACGGCTACGCCGGAGGCGGACTCCTGTTAGTCGCGCACCTCGGCGTGATCCTGGCCACGCAGGGCAGCGCGTTCGAGGATCTTGTCACGCGGGCGGCCATCGCCTCGATCGCCGCGTGGTGGTTCGGCTGGTCGCTCTGGACTTTCGCCACGCTACCCGAACCCCCGGTCGAGAAAGGCACCCCCGGCCTCTCGTTTGTAGGGGCCGCTAACACCGCGTTTTCCGAACTGGGCAAGACGTTTGGCCAGCTCCGCCGATTCCGCGTAGTCCTGATTTTCCTGGTCTCGTTCCTGCTCTTTAACGACGGCGTGCAGACGGTGACCGCCATAGCCGGCGCGTTCGCGGCCGATACGCTGAAGATCCCGCTGGCGTTCAACATGGCGACCATCGCCATCATCCAGGCGGTCGCCGTGCCCGGCGCGCTGGCGTTTGGCTGGCTCGCCGATCGATATACCACCAAATCGGCGCTTGCGATCGCGCTTACCGGTTGGATCGCGATCGTATTGTTCGGGGTCGCGCTGGCCCCGCTGGCCCCGCGCGATCACCAGGATTTCGACGTTCGCATCGAGTACCGCGCCGGCGAGGACCGGTACCTGGTCGCCGCAGCCCCCGATCAGGAGGATTCCCAGCCGGATATCGATGCGCCCCGCACGGCGAGCCTCGTAACCGGGCAGACCATCGAACCCGCCTCGGTTCCTTCGCTATTGACCGAGGCGCTAGCTGACCCCGACTACGAGTATTCGATTTCGTTTGCCGGCGGCCCGCACGCGGGTTCCTCGGTGCTCGGAGGAGGCCACCCGGCTGTAATCGGCGCCGGCGCGGTTGATTTCTGGCCGGTGCTGGTGCGCGACTTGATCTGGTCCCCGTTGGGGATCGACGCCGGTTATCAGTGGCTGATTCTGGGCGTGATGGTCGGCTGCGTGTTGGGCGGTAGCCAGGCCCTGGCCCGCAGCCTTTTCTCGCAGATAACCCCGCAGTCGCGCAGCGGCGAGTTCTTCGCCTTTTTCGGTTTCATGTCGCGTGCCTCGGCGGTGTTCGGCCCCACCCTTTACATTGCCGCCACCGCCGCGTTCGACACGCGTGTTGCGGTAACTATGATCCTGCTGATCATCGTTGCCGGCACGGTAGTTCTGCGCTGGGTTGATGTCGAATCGGGAGCCAGGGTGGCGGTGGCCGAGGACGCCCGGGCTAGCGCCGATTGA
- a CDS encoding flavin reductase family protein, with translation MFLDLDSGADSAFTSLSALVVPRPIGWISTLSSDGTANLAPYSFFNGVGYNPPQVMFAATGNHDHGGLKDAVRDAQATGEFVVNLATWELREQMSASSVPAPSSVDEFEYAGLAKAPARLVKCPRVADSPVHLECLHIRSVELDCQDPNETNIVVFGQVIGVHIDDRVLTDGRVDFLKLRPIGRLGYMDYVEVNNAFTMQRPNWG, from the coding sequence TTGTTCCTAGACCTTGATTCAGGCGCCGACTCGGCCTTTACCAGCCTTAGCGCCCTAGTAGTACCGCGGCCAATAGGCTGGATATCGACTCTGAGCAGCGACGGGACTGCCAACCTCGCCCCCTATTCCTTCTTCAACGGGGTCGGGTACAACCCTCCGCAGGTGATGTTCGCCGCCACCGGCAACCATGATCACGGCGGGTTGAAGGACGCGGTGCGCGATGCACAAGCGACCGGGGAGTTCGTAGTCAACTTGGCCACCTGGGAATTGCGCGAGCAGATGAGCGCGTCGTCGGTACCGGCCCCTTCCAGCGTGGACGAGTTCGAGTACGCCGGTCTGGCCAAGGCTCCCGCGCGGCTGGTCAAATGCCCCCGCGTGGCCGATAGTCCCGTGCACCTTGAGTGTCTTCACATTCGATCGGTCGAGCTGGATTGCCAAGACCCGAACGAGACCAACATCGTGGTATTCGGTCAGGTGATCGGAGTCCACATCGACGACCGGGTGCTCACCGACGGCAGGGTCGATTTCCTCAAGCTCCGTCCGATCGGGCGGCTCGGATACATGGACTACGTCGAGGTCAACAACGCCTTCACGATGCAACGACCCAACTGGGGCTGA